A region of the Melitaea cinxia chromosome 1, ilMelCinx1.1, whole genome shotgun sequence genome:
aatAATTCTATACAATCGTTTAGTTCTGAGTTTAACTGAGTACTGTAGTGTAGTTTGGAGGCCTCATTTTGCAGTTCATTCTTTGAAATTGGAACGCATACAAAAGCGATTGGTCTCGTACTTGGCATTTGGAACAAAATTTCTAGGGAAACGCTAttctataaaaaacaattaatttttttttaagtgatctCATTGGAAAACCGCAGAATTTTGCTTGATTGTTCttttcttttgaaaattttacaaaatgacATAAATTGTCCACGATTGCTTGAGAGGTTCCAATTCCGTGTGCCGAGAGACTTATCTTCGAACTCCTATTACTCCGCTCCGTCCTTTCGCAAAACAACTCTTTGGCGCCAATTCATTGGTACCGAGGTTGTCCAGATTCCTTAAAGCAACTAACATCGACGTCTTTGCTGACTCATTTACCAAGCTCAGACGGGAATTGTGCGAGACATGGatgaattgtttttaagatAGATACTTCTTATGTATAATTGATGActgttgatttttatacattttaaatatgttttttttattggaatgtAACGCTTCTTTTTGCATGTGGTGTTTAccttaagaaattgtaaaatttagcggtatagtatttattaagattaagtctacgttattgtgtaattagtgttaacaattactggtgatcctaaataaataaataaaaataaataaacaaatgtatacacggtacatatactaaaatgacattttttataatttttgtctgtctgttttattttagattttttttataactgtgcGAACTcttcaataactattttgttaaattctacgcggacaaagtcgcgggcacggctagttaaaaaaaatttactctgGTTACTTAAGTGatcgaaaattttattaataccaCTGAAGTTTTGAATGGAAACTATTATATCAAAGTATTATTCCGAATTGTTGCACCATTTAAAATTGATATCTATAAATTAGATTTAATATACGCAGCGCTCGagcaaaactttataaaaatagaggAAACTATTACCTAATGTTAAGTCTTACCTTAAGCACAACCAGATCACGTTTATATTTTAGATTCCGCTTaccaaaatataatacaaaatataaccaTTTCCATTCCCTAATATCCCTACTTATTCTTAAAAGGAATGAAAGACTTACCGATCATGATACTGTGTCTACCGCTTGCTGACGCAGACCAGTTCCTGTGCGCTGACCATAATCTGGCGTCATAACCCGAATCGACATGCTTTGAACAACTGATAACATTCCGAGACAATATCGTATACTGTAAGCAGCACCAAATTAACTTTGAAGTTGGAGAGTACAACCAATAACATGCACAAGCTGACAATGACCTGCATCGATGAAATAAGTAAGCATCCTGCCTTCGTTACTTACGTCATGAACATCAATGAACCTTGTGATGTCGGGATTCAAGGAATTAAGATCATCATCCCTCTATCTTAGTGGAAAGTATCTTAAAGGAAAAGAAGTTAAATACAGCTAGTGTTTTAAGGCAAAGTGAATTAGAAAGCAAAAAGTATCAAAGTTCTTGCTAggacacataattgtgtttgctcgcaaacgaaaaaaaaaccgacttcaattacatcgacgagtaatacaacgtagatcgacgaaaaaatagtcaaataactacgcgttatcaaagattactcaaaaagtagttatcagatctcgataaaatttatatgtgaccacatgatgaacatcagctttcgattaaatcaaaaattatcaaaatcggtacacccagtaaaaagttattgcggattttcgagagtttccctcgatttctctgggatcccatcatcagatcctggtttccttatcatggtaccaaactagagatatcctctttccaacaaaaaaagaattatcaaaatcggtacatctagtagaaagttatgcggtataatacaacgtaggtcgactaataaagcgtcaagtaaaaacgcattattagatataactcgaaaagtagttgttagatctcaaataaatttaaatgggaccaattggcacacaccacctttcgattaaaacataatttgtcgaaatcggtccacccggtcaaaagttctgatgtaacatacataaaaaaaaaaaaaaatacagtcgaattgagaacctcctccttttttggaagtcggttaaaaataagtagtCTTGTCGTATCTATTATCGTATTTCTATAAAATGTCGTCATTCTTACGTACACGTATATTAAGAATACTAACCGGGTTAGAGTAATTAGATTGTGAACCACCATCTTTTTAAGTAGAAGATAAAATTCAGCGATGCGTTTCCTTATCTGTTACCTACATTGTACGTAAGAGTCACTTAAATTAATATCCACTTAATTCTGACGATAAGTACTTTTGTATACTGTAATTttcaatgaataataataagtattgcATTGTTCTACAAATCTATAGCTTAAGAATTAAATTCGTTCACTTTAATAGCTACtttttgaaaaacattttaaaattcagGAAGCTGATAAATCGTTagcataaaaattgtaaatttataacataGTGATTGTTTTGAGTGTTTATGGCCTAGTATTTTCCCATCACTCAACTCAATATAACCTCATATTATGAAACTAAAGAGCTCTGTCAGCGACTTCATTCGCATAGAATTTAACAAAGAAGTTATTGTTCAggttgcagagttataaaataaatatttttttttaaataaaagtggcctaagtttctccttattacatcagctatctgccagtgaaagtcccgtcaaaatcggcccagccgttttagagattagctgtaacaaacagacagacagacaaatagacagacaaaaattgcaaaaattgccattttcgtatatgtaccgtgtatacgttcgatatgcatatagtaaaaaataaattattttaatattacaaacgaactatccaattttatttgtaaagatagtcataacacgtggttcaataagtcccgagactaagtactaaaaaaaggtcttttttataaaattaatttttattcatcaacatagtctcctccaagagcgatacagtccctccaacgcttttctaacttttctatcccatgtgtgtagaacgatttgtctttggcttcaaaataagcctccgttgctgcgataactttactatttgagtcaaatttcttaccctgaagcatttttttgaggtctgcaaacagccagtaatcgttgggggccaagtctggcgaataagggggatgaggaagcaatttgaagctcaattcgttaattttggccatcgttctcacggacttgtgacaaggcgcgttgtcctggtgaaacaccactttctttttgttcatgtgaggccgtttatccgcaatttcgtacttcaatcgctccaataagcacatgtaatagtcactatttatattttgccccttttcaaggtagtcgatgaaaagtattccatgcgcatcccaaaatatagacgccataaccttaccggccgatttctgagtctttggacgcttcgggcggttttcaccagccgctctccactccgctgcctgccgattggattccggagtgaaatggtatatccaggttttatccattgttacataccgacgtaaaaaatcctttttattatgattcatcagcgccaaacatcgctctgaatcattgatacgttgttccttttgattagttgtaaacaaacgcggcacccacttagaaaaaagctttttcatggccaaatttttatgtaaaatagtgaaaacactaccagctgaaatcttcactatctcggctatctctcgcacttttaccttccgatcttccaatacgattttgaggacttggttaatattttgttgagtcactgcttcattaggacgacctgagcgttccccatcattggtgtccatgcgaccgcgtttgaagtcggcataccaccgacaaatggttgctttagagggaactgatcctgcataacattttataagccattgctgtgcttcaacggtattttttcccattaaaaaacaatgttttatcaacacgcgaaactcgtttttttcattgtatcgaaattacaaccgtagcgtcacttaaatgtttcaaaatcaataattttattgttccatttttaaaaatttgacacatattcttgtattgatagccagtactttttaaaaatcaaaagagtttttaatatatgcgccatttccaggttagtctcgggacttattgaacgatctagtatgaTAAAGATAGTCAAATGTAAATGGAGGACTCATAAGCCCTaacatatgtaggtatatataggTAGGTAATATGTAGGTGAAACCGCGTGGGTCACATTTCATGCTATACGTGTATGCACATTAAAAATAccagaatgttttttttatcaagtaaTAGACATTCTTTAAATCGTTTGTGAGTTATTTTAAACAGCTTTTGACATAAAATGTATATCCAATATATACCGAACAAGTTGCATAACCTGTATTACTCATCAATAGTTTGCAAAGAGGACGTATCAgtgattaaaatgtatttaaaatattgtcaatTGATTTTACTATACAGTGTTAACTTTGTTAATGGTTTTGGATTTTTCGATATTGGAAACACTTTTAATCATCTTAATAAAGAATTGTATTCTTTAGCGTCGGATTGGAATGGGGATGTAAAAACGAGATGGATCGAACAGGAATTAGATCACTTCAATCCGGAAGAGAAAAGGACCTGGAAAATGAGATATTTTCAAAGGTTAAGTTATTGGAGACCGAACGGcactatttatttgttaatggGAGGTGAAGGTGAAGCTTCATCGCGTTGGACCGCAACGGGTATTATGTACGAATTAGCGAAAGAAACGAATGGTGCCATGTTCGTTTCAGAACATCGATATTATGGTAAAAGTAAACCGATAAATACAACAGATGTAAGAAACTTTAAGTTCTTAAATTCGAGACAAGCCATTGCGGATAATGTGAAACtgataaagtatataaaatcgTGGAAAATGCTCAATAATTCTAAAGTGGTGGTAATCGGTGGTTCGTATTCGGGAAATTTGGCGGCTTGGACGAGAATGCTTTATCCAGAAATAGTCGATGCTGCAATAGCCAGCAGTGGCCCAGTTTTAGCAAAGAAggatttttttgaatatttggaAAAAGTTAATGACAACTATGAACAATATGGTACTTCTGATTGCTTAGATAATATAAGGAACATTTTCAAAAGATATGACAAATTGTTGCAGAGCTGCGAAGGTATTAAGCTATTAAAAGAGGAAGAAAATATCTGTCAAGAATCCGATTTGACTGATCGAAAGAACCAGCAAGTATTTTTTAGCTACAAAGTTGAAACATTTGTGACTAACTCTCAATATGGAAATACAAAAATGATTGAAAATCACTGCAAAAATTTGAATGAAAgtttaaaacacaaaataccACAGAAAACATCAAAACCAATCTTTTGGGTGGCCAGAAAAAGATGTTACTATTACGATTACGATACAATGATTGAAGAATATAAAGACAAAAGAAACGACTGGGTCATGGCTTGGATTTACCAAACTTGTACAGAATTCGGATATTATCAAACTACATCTTCCAAATCTCAACCATTCACAGATAATAtcagtttaaatttttatacggAAATGTGTTCGATACTTTTTGGAGCAGAAATTGATGAGAAAAGAATTGATGCtggtattaaatatacaaatgagTTTTATGGAGGACGTAGACCTAATGTTACGAAAGTAGTTTTCACAAATGGTGATTTGGATCCCTGGAGTACTCTAGGCGTTTTAGAAGATTTGTCCTATAACGCACCAGCGGTAGTTATACCGCGTGCGTCCCACTGTCGAGACTTATTTTCCAATAGAAAAGATGATATTGAGGAACTGAAAGAAGCTAGAAAAcacataaaatacttaattaaaaattggaCTGAAGCTGGTGACTTTTTGTCTATTTAGTATTAGTTcaccatttttaaaaacagattTTCAAACAAGCGATGAAggaaaaaggaaataaaataattgtatattaaaataattgtatatttgatTCATACACATTTTCCTTAAATTAGGTTACTGTTTAACCAACACCCTACGTTACATGTTGCGGATGTTGATGCTATTCGTACGAACAAGGGTACAGCGAATcgatttaaaaagtaataatttatcaaCATTATAATTCagagaattaaataattaaatcactAGTAGTGATTTcgcttatattatttaaaaaaatactaagacTTTATAGTCAAGtaggatatttaaaaaatcactacATTCCCTTTCACTatcgaaacataaaaaaatgaaatcggTAGCAATCATAATTTCAAAGCATTTTAAATAGAATACAGTAAATAACTTATGTTAATACATAAAACAGAATGGTAACATTTGTAGCACCTCCGAAACTAAAATTCAGGACTTTTtcagttttaagtaattaatcgGGTTTAACAAGTTGTTACCaatgcaaatatttaataaaattatgctttactgtttgatatttataatgtaatatacttataaaaagtataaaaatattaacaatgatTGAACGTCACATTATTGTCAGACtcattgtacaaaaaatattattactaagttTATAAGTAATTgagtattcataaaaataaacatattgtcAATAGCATACAAAGTGATGTATATAAAAACTAACATCCTATATTAGTGTGGAATTTTctatgtacaaatataaaatgattacttaaatattagaagtattaaaaaatttatataaaatttacaatttttttcctcaaataaaaaaaaaaccaagaaattcattattttttcaatacattatattctatcatatgaaaaataataaatttcataaaaaatcaaatgcaGTCTAGAGTCAGTGTTTTTCTTTCAGATTTCAACCCTGTACTGACTAGGGACACTTTAtcttacaaatacataaaaaatacttaaatgtaGTGTTGAGTAAAACAACAATTTTGTAACGATCTCATATAACAGAAGTATTGAAATGAAAGTttcaaaatcataataattctGAACActtcttttaaatatagtgGCAGTGATTATTGAAAGTGAAGCACTTACGGTAAAACTTCTACCAACAAAATAATACCTACAAGAGTAAATATTTCATATCTAGTAATTTATACAGATTATACACTAAAATCGTTTCGATTATACTTTGTCGAacatataagtaaattataatcataatttacAATAAGTATTTACAACATATTTTTGATACCAtcacttcaataaaaaaaatcttatcaaaCTATTCAAACTCTTGTTAAATTTCGATCTGTCCTCTTCTTAGGTCGCAGAATGTGTACGAATGAAAAGGACAGATACAACTCAaattcgaaattaaaaattcgATTCGTTGAAAAATATGAGCTGAATTTTCTTAAAGAGTGGTCGAAGTGATATTATCAACAAGCTTAAGTGGTCCCAATGGTGAGTGGTCGCGGAGTACCTTTAGTCCCATTCTCCGATGAACATGTGACGAGCGTTGGTCGGCGGTGGAGGGTATCCACGGCCGGGCATCGGCAAACGGCCGTAAAGTGCGTATGGGTCGTAATGTTCTCCGTCTGTaaccacaatttttttatggaaGAGAAAATCAGGTAAGTTTAAGTTGATCACTCAGGaaattcttatattttaaatcgaaaaaaaaacaagtttgttGTGGTAATCCcttctgattttgatttttttttttttttttttataacagttaCAGTTCTGTAAAAATTGTACGTTTCAAAAGGGAATCTTGTTGCAGACAGACGACAGAATGAAAACAAGAGTACAAactaaatgataaaattatcatttaaattaaatttatcatcaTGATAAAATGATCattcttttaatatattgattgcttgttatttttatacttggcaatgtaaaaaaaattaaattgataaattcattacagcctatacagtccactgctggacataggcctccacaagtttacgccaaaaataacgtgaactcatgtgttttgcccatagtcaccacgctgggcaggcgggttggtgaccgcagggctggctttgtcgcaccgaagatgctgctgcccgtcttcggcctgtgtatttcaaagccagcagttggatggttatcccgccatcggtcggcttcttaagttccaaggtggttgtggaaccttgttatcccttagtcgcctcttacgacacccacgggaagagagggggtggctaaattctttagtgccgtagccacacagcacaattgataaattaataaaagagatTTACATAATTctacaaaaaaatcaatatatatatatatcgaaatgttaagacttaatttattttaacaatttgacAATGTTTTTCGTTCAAAACAAGCTATTTCAAAACCAAACAATACCCAATTCTCGATCTTTGAAAGTACATAGTACTGGTTGGTGTAATTCTAAGGTTGTTCGGTTGATTGCGAAAACGACTAACAAGATGTAGTAAAGCATACATGATCACGAACTCATGTCGAATGCTTTCAAGAGCTTGCATGCATGTTTGGATTTGTACCTACgggagatattttttttttactttaattctaCAACCATGTTAGATTCGATAGTCTCGGAAAGTTATCCATGCATGGATGTTGCCAGTTTTGTGTACTTGTTAGTGAAAGTGCTTTGGTAAAATCTTCGCTTAATCATCTAcgcttaattttaatttttgatgacATCTAATTTGGGATGAAAGCGAAGCTCGTAATGAACAAGTTCAGCGGCTGTCTCTGATCGCCGTAGTTCGATATGGTGGCGTTTACGAAAGAGAAACACAAAAGAAGAATGTGGATTTGAAAATACAGGAGATAGTGTAGAGTTACCAAGCATCAGGTGAGGTGCGACCAAGCGAAGCGTATAAGAGAAAGGTAAATACCAAGACTGGAGCGAAGAGTCGGATAAAGTGCATTAGTTAGCGTGGCTGCTGGATCACCATGGGACGCAGCCTGCGCTCCCTGTCGGGATAGAATTGGTACATGAGCTTCTCCTTTCTCGGGTTACGGTCGTACGCACCGATTCCGCTCTCGTAGGAACGTGCGTGCCAGAGGGCCGCGGGAGGCGGGGGGTGGAAGGGCGCCACGTGCGGGGGGAAGGGGCCGGGGTGCGCATGCGCCACGCTGTAGCGCTTGCTTGGCACCGGGGCCTCCTTCAGCGTCAGCCGCTCCGTCATCGCCGGCAGCACGTGCTTGCCCGTCGCCTTCACGAAGTTGGGCACGCGTGCGCGCAGACCGCAATAGTACGGGTCATctggaattattatttatagactGATTATTATATCAACTAAACGTTATTAAATTTAACGATTTATTTCGTATTTAGCAGGCGTTGCTGTTTacgtgtaaatattaaaatagtctgTAGCTACAATCTAAATTCCCTTCTAACATTTTACGTTTCGAATGATATTTTCTCACCGTTGTTAAGAAGTAAAATGTTAAAGTTAAAGTCTGTGAAATAACTCTACGTCCGAAATGCCTTAATTGTAACATACATA
Encoded here:
- the LOC123654326 gene encoding putative serine protease K12H4.7, whose amino-acid sequence is MYLKYCQLILLYSVNFVNGFGFFDIGNTFNHLNKELYSLASDWNGDVKTRWIEQELDHFNPEEKRTWKMRYFQRLSYWRPNGTIYLLMGGEGEASSRWTATGIMYELAKETNGAMFVSEHRYYGKSKPINTTDVRNFKFLNSRQAIADNVKLIKYIKSWKMLNNSKVVVIGGSYSGNLAAWTRMLYPEIVDAAIASSGPVLAKKDFFEYLEKVNDNYEQYGTSDCLDNIRNIFKRYDKLLQSCEGIKLLKEEENICQESDLTDRKNQQVFFSYKVETFVTNSQYGNTKMIENHCKNLNESLKHKIPQKTSKPIFWVARKRCYYYDYDTMIEEYKDKRNDWVMAWIYQTCTEFGYYQTTSSKSQPFTDNISLNFYTEMCSILFGAEIDEKRIDAGIKYTNEFYGGRRPNVTKVVFTNGDLDPWSTLGVLEDLSYNAPAVVIPRASHCRDLFSNRKDDIEELKEARKHIKYLIKNWTEAGDFLSI